Genomic DNA from Nitrospirota bacterium:
GGTTCCGCAGGCATAAAGGGCTATGTTACCGATGCGCTTGAAGGGTATTTGATGCAGGGGAGTCGTGCCAGAAAATCAAGTCTTTATGCATGCGGCCCCAACCCTATGCTTAAGCGGATATATGACATTGTGGACCCTTATAAACTTGATACATATTTCTCTATGGAGGCCAGTATGGCATGCGGCATGGGGCTCTGCATGGGGTGTGCAGTAAAAAAAAGGGACGGGGGTTATTACCTCGTTTGCAAGGACGGCCCGGTATTTAATGGAAACATGATAGATTTCAATGATGAAACCTGATTTATCAACAGAAATAGCAGGAATTAAACTTAGAAATCCTGTTATGCTTGCCTCAGGCACTGCTGGATATGGTGAAGACATATCAAAGTATTGTGACCTGAACAGGATAGGTGCAATTATCGTTAAAGGGATTGCCCTCAAGGCAAGTCATGGCAATCCGCCTCCCAGGATATGTGAGACTCCGGCCGGAATGCTGAATGCTATTGGATTACCCAATGTTGGTGTTAAGTCATTTATAGACGAGAGGGTCCCCTTTCTGCGTCAGTTTGATACAAAGGTAATAGTAAACATCTTCGGCTCTACTGTGGATGAGTATGGTGAGGTGGCAGGCGCCTTAAATGGCGTTGCCGGGGTGCATGGTTTGGAGGCCAATATATCCTGCCCAAACGTTAAAGAAGGGGGCATTGCATTCGGTACAGACCTCGATACAACGCGCCGTGTAGTAAGCAGGATACGGAAATCCACGACGCTCCCTCTGATAATAAAGCTGTCTCCAAATGTAACTGACATCACATCATTTGCAAAGGCCTGTGAGGACGAAGGGGCTGATGCGGTCTCACTCATAAACACACTGATCGGGATGTCAATTGATACAGCTACATGGAGACCCAGGCTCGCCAATATTACCGGAGGCTTGTCAGGTCCAGCGATAAGGCCAGTAGCAGTACGAATGGTGTGGCAGGTCTGCAATACGGTAAAGATTCCGGTAATCGGGATGGGTGGAATCACCGACAGCCGTGATGCCCTTGAGTTTCTGCTTGCAGGGGCTTCTGCAATAGCTGTGGGCACTGCGAACTTCCTTAATCCATCTACTGCAATAGAAATAGCTGATGGCTTGTCACTATATATGGAAGAGAGAAACATTTCCAGGCTTAACCATCTCATAGGCAAGGTTAAAATCCCCGGGCGGCAACTTTAATCCATGAACATAATTACCCTCACTTCTGATTTTGGCCTCATGGACCCTTTTGCCGGCATGATGAAGGGTGTTATTTACTCCATAAATAATGAGGTTACAATAGTTGACATATCTCATGGAGTTGACAGCCAGGACATCTTTGGGGCTTCCTTTATCATAAATGCATCATACAGGTACTTTCCATGCCTGACCATCCACGTGGTTGTCGTGGACCCAGGGGTAGGATCAGACAGAAAAGCCATCCTTGTAAAGGCATCCGGACACTATTTTATAGGACCGGACAATGGGGTACTTTCTTCAGTTATAGCCGGGGACACCAATTCTGTAATATATGAAATTACTGAAGACAGATATTTTCTAAGAAGCGCCGGTAATACCTTTCACGGCAGGGATATCTTTGCACCTGTTGCCGCATGGTTATCAAAGGGCTGTGATCCGGCAAACTTTGGTCATGTAACTACTGATTACGTCAGTATTGAAATTCCTGAGCCCCTGTTGCAAAATGATACGCTGACAGGTGAAATCATTTATATTGACAGGTTTGGCAATCTCTTTACAAACCTTGATTACAGGGATATTGATAAACAGATTAAGGCCGGATCAGCTTCTACCCCGTTCATTAGATTAAATCAGAATGAATTGTTGTTAAAAAAACATTATGCAGAAGCAGGCATCGCTGAAACGGCTGCTGTCATAAACAGCTTTGGACTCATTGAAATATATACATTCATGGGGAATGCGGCAATAAAAACCGGGGCCAAAAAAGGCGATACAGTCAGTCTCGGCTTTAAATAGACGGGTCATAGGCAATCTTGTTTTGCTTTATATGATATGATAACATTTTTTGACACTACACATCATAAAGGAGCGTTTCAATGCAAACTTCATCAGAAATCAGGCGGGCTGTAATAAGTGTAACAGACAAGAGCGGGATAGTCGAATTTGCACGCAGGCTGTCAGGGTTTGGGGTTCATATTCTTTCAACAGGAGGAACTGCGAAGACACTTAAGGCTGCAGGAATTGAGGTTACAGACGTATCCCAATATACAGGCTTTCCCGAGATGATGGATGGCCGTGTAAAGACCCTTCACCCAAAGGTGCATGGTGGGCTTCTAGGCAGGAGGGACATTCCGGAGCATATGCAGCAGATGTCCGAACATGGTATAGATCCGATTGATATGGTGGTAATTAATCTCTATCAATTTGACAAGGCGGTCGCAAAACCCGACTGCACATTTGAGGATGCCATAGAAAACATAGATATCGGCGGTCCATCAATGATCAGGTCTGCTGCAAAAAATTTCGGATCTGTTGCTGTTGTAACAGATCCTTCAGACTATAACTCAATCATGAAGGAGATGGATGAATCAAATGGCTCGATTTCGCACGACACCAGGTTCAGACTTGCCAGAAAGGCATTTTCTACTACAGCAAGATATGACACAATGATATCTCATTACCTTGATAAGGTATCTGATAAACCTGAGGAGACAATACACTTCCCTGAGATTTTCACCCCTTCATTCGAAAAGGTGCAGCATCTGCGTTACGGCGAAAACCCTCATCAGCGGGGCGCATTTTACAGGGAAATCGGATACAGCGGTAACTCGGTTTCCCGGGCTAGGAGGCTTCAGGGAAAGGAAATGTCATACAATAATTACCTCGATGCCAACTCTGCACTCGAACTTGCACGGGAGTTCGATGAACCAACCGCTGTTATAGTTAAACACAATAATCCGTGCGGCG
This window encodes:
- a CDS encoding SAM-dependent chlorinase/fluorinase, with protein sequence MNIITLTSDFGLMDPFAGMMKGVIYSINNEVTIVDISHGVDSQDIFGASFIINASYRYFPCLTIHVVVVDPGVGSDRKAILVKASGHYFIGPDNGVLSSVIAGDTNSVIYEITEDRYFLRSAGNTFHGRDIFAPVAAWLSKGCDPANFGHVTTDYVSIEIPEPLLQNDTLTGEIIYIDRFGNLFTNLDYRDIDKQIKAGSASTPFIRLNQNELLLKKHYAEAGIAETAAVINSFGLIEIYTFMGNAAIKTGAKKGDTVSLGFK
- the purH gene encoding bifunctional phosphoribosylaminoimidazolecarboxamide formyltransferase/IMP cyclohydrolase, with amino-acid sequence MQTSSEIRRAVISVTDKSGIVEFARRLSGFGVHILSTGGTAKTLKAAGIEVTDVSQYTGFPEMMDGRVKTLHPKVHGGLLGRRDIPEHMQQMSEHGIDPIDMVVINLYQFDKAVAKPDCTFEDAIENIDIGGPSMIRSAAKNFGSVAVVTDPSDYNSIMKEMDESNGSISHDTRFRLARKAFSTTARYDTMISHYLDKVSDKPEETIHFPEIFTPSFEKVQHLRYGENPHQRGAFYREIGYSGNSVSRARRLQGKEMSYNNYLDANSALELAREFDEPTAVIVKHNNPCGAASAEDLRDAYCIARDTDPVSAFGGVIAFNTIVDEYTAAEIAKTFVEVIVAPEFSGEALEIFQKKANVRLLETGPLSAISEGTMDFKRVTGGLLMQDMDLGINDDIANIRIVSSRHPTEEEMDALRFTWKVCKHVKSNAIVFGRGTETVGIGAGQMSRVDSVKLAVSKSRGKISGCVMASDAFFPFRDAIDEAARVGISAIIQPGGSIKDDEVIKAIDEYNMAMVFTGVRHFRH
- a CDS encoding dihydroorotate dehydrogenase, whose translation is MMKPDLSTEIAGIKLRNPVMLASGTAGYGEDISKYCDLNRIGAIIVKGIALKASHGNPPPRICETPAGMLNAIGLPNVGVKSFIDERVPFLRQFDTKVIVNIFGSTVDEYGEVAGALNGVAGVHGLEANISCPNVKEGGIAFGTDLDTTRRVVSRIRKSTTLPLIIKLSPNVTDITSFAKACEDEGADAVSLINTLIGMSIDTATWRPRLANITGGLSGPAIRPVAVRMVWQVCNTVKIPVIGMGGITDSRDALEFLLAGASAIAVGTANFLNPSTAIEIADGLSLYMEERNISRLNHLIGKVKIPGRQL